One window of Magallana gigas chromosome 2, xbMagGiga1.1, whole genome shotgun sequence genomic DNA carries:
- the LOC109618956 gene encoding anaphase-promoting complex subunit 13 encodes MDSQVARDGRLMELVDEKWRDDKLPMEEVAVPQMELPEIEPDNGPTNETLKEQEQKWSDLALSALHDQPPATTNN; translated from the coding sequence ATGGACAGCCAAGTTGCTCGAGATGGTCGTCTCATGGAGCTAGTAGATGAAAAATGGCGAGATGACAAACTCCCTATGGAAGAGGTGGCTGTTCCCCAGATGGAACTTCCCGAGATAGAGCCAGATAACGGCCCCACCAATGAAACACTGAAGGAACAGGAGCAGAAATGGAGTGACCTGGCCTTGTCTGCTCTACATGACCAGCCCCCAGCTACCACCAATAACTGA
- the LOC105329868 gene encoding persulfide dioxygenase ETHE1, mitochondrial, which produces MATCRARLFCGLNIRGLHCSVNKCTPLSAVRKLHTNGQKSRAELPRLSNLVLHQRRSDCQFSRSMSGFVGKDKDIVFRQLLEYKSFTYSYLVADPDTKEAILIDPVIETVPRDSKIVKDLGLNLKYAINTHVHADHITGTGFLKKQFPTCKSAISTASKADADIKLKEGDKLTFGKYELEVRSTPGHTNGCITYVWHEKEMAFTGDALLVRGCGRTDFQEGSSETLYNSVHSKIFSLPPNYTLYPAHDYTGQTSTTVEEEKMMNPRLTKSKEEFVKIMKELNLPYPKQIDKALPANLVCGLYNLPEEFSKG; this is translated from the exons ATGGCAACATGCCGAGCTAGGTTATTCTGTGGTTTGAATATTCGTGGACTACACTGTTCCGTCAACAAGTGTACACCGCTGTCAGCAGTCAGGAAGCTGCACACAAACGGGCAAAAATCGCGTGCCGAGCTTCCTCGACTTTCAAACCTTGTTCTACATCAAAGACGCAGTGATTGCCAATTTTCTAGGAGTATGTCGGGATTTGTTGGAAAAGACAAGGACATTGTCTTCAGACAA TTGCTTGAGTACAAGTCCTTTACATATTCCTATCTTGTCGCGGATCCAGACACAAAGGAAGCCATCCTTATTGACCCTGTCATTGAAACAGTACCCAGAGATAGCAAAATAGTCAAGGACCTTGGACTCAACCTCAAATACGCAA TTAATACCCATGTCCATGCTGATCACATCACTGGCACAGGGTTCCTTAAGAAGCAGTTCCCGACGTGCAAGAGTGCCATCTCTACCGCTAGTAAAGCTGATGCAGACATTAAGCTGAAAGAAGGGGATAAGCTGACCTTTGGGAAATACGAGCTTGAAGTCAGAAGTACTCCGGGCCATACTAATG GTTGTATCACTTACGTGTGGCACGAAAAAGAAATGGCGTTCACAGGGGATGCCCTCTTAGTGAGGGGCTGTGGACGGACAGATTTTcaagaag GAAGTTCGGAGACTCTATACAATTCTGTACATAGCAAGATCTTCTCTCTCCCTCCAAACTATACACTGTATCCTGCTCATGATTACACAG GTCAAACCAGCACCACTGTTGAAGAGGAAAAGATGATGAATCCACGCCTGACCAAATCGAAGGAGGAATTTGTAAAGATAATGAAAGAACTGAACTTGCCATATCCAAAACAAATAG acaaaGCCTTGCCTGCCAATTTGGTCTGTGGTTTGTACAATCTTCCGGAGGAGTTCTCGAAGGGTTAG
- the LOC105320956 gene encoding splicing factor U2AF 26 kDa subunit isoform X2, with amino-acid sequence MAEYLASIFGTEKDKVNCSFYFKIGACRHGERCSRLHNKPTFSQTVLIENLYMNPQNTALTADGSHIVLDDVQGQQDFDDFFEEVFTELEDKYGEIEEMNVCDNLGDHLVGNVYVKFRYEEDAEKAVNELNNRWFNGRPVHAELSPVTDFREACCRQYEMGECTRGGFCNFMHLKPISRELRRELYGRSRRKVRRSRSRSPPTRRSRSRSRERRRSRSRERRSRSRSRERRRSRERGERDGRHGRY; translated from the exons atggcGGAGTACCTTGCGTCAATTTTTGGCACAGAAAAGGACAA GGTAAAttgttcattttactttaaaattggAGCCTGTCGACACGGGGAAAGATGTTCACGTCTTCACAACAAACCCACTTTCAGCCAG acTGTCCTGATAGAGAATTTATACATGAACCCACAAAACACAGCACTGACAGCAGATGGATCCCATA TTGTCTTGGATGACGTGCAGGGCCAACaagattttgatgattttttcgAAGAGGTTTTTACTGAGTTAGAGGATAAG tatgGAGAAATTGAGGAGATGAATGTTTGTGACAATTTAGGAGACCACCTTGTTGGAAATGTCTATGTTAAA TTCCGATATGAGGAAGATGCAGAAAAAGCAGTAAATGAATTGAACAATCGTTGGTTCAATGGACGCCCAGTTCATGCAGAATTGTCCCCGGTCACAGACTTCAGAGAAGCTTGTTGCAGACAGTATGAAATGGG AGAGTGTACACGTGGTGGGTTCTGTAATTTCATGCACTTAAAACCAATATCTAGAGAACTGAGGCGTGAACTCTATGGTAGAAGTCGCAGGAAGGTCCGAAG atcaCGTTCAAGGTCTCCGCCCACCAGAAGGAGTCGGAGTCGTAGCAGAGAGCGTAGGAGGTCAAGGTCTAGAGAAAGAAGGTCAAGGTCACGTAGTAGAGAGAGGAGAAGGTCACGAGAAAGGGGAGAAAGGGATGGAAGGCATGGCAGATACTGA
- the LOC105320956 gene encoding splicing factor U2AF 26 kDa subunit isoform X1 produces the protein MAEYLASIFGTEKDKVNCSFYFKIGACRHGERCSRLHNKPTFSQTVLIENLYMNPQNTALTADGSHIVQMDDTELQQFYDEFFEEVYVELEKYGEIEEMNVCDNLGDHLVGNVYVKFRYEEDAEKAVNELNNRWFNGRPVHAELSPVTDFREACCRQYEMGECTRGGFCNFMHLKPISRELRRELYGRSRRKVRRSRSRSPPTRRSRSRSRERRRSRSRERRSRSRSRERRRSRERGERDGRHGRY, from the exons atggcGGAGTACCTTGCGTCAATTTTTGGCACAGAAAAGGACAA GGTAAAttgttcattttactttaaaattggAGCCTGTCGACACGGGGAAAGATGTTCACGTCTTCACAACAAACCCACTTTCAGCCAG acTGTCCTGATAGAGAATTTATACATGAACCCACAAAACACAGCACTGACAGCAGATGGATCCCATA tagtCCAGATGGACGATACAGAATTACAACAATTTTATGATGAATTCTTTGAAGAAGTTTATGTAGAATTGGAAAAG tatgGAGAAATTGAGGAGATGAATGTTTGTGACAATTTAGGAGACCACCTTGTTGGAAATGTCTATGTTAAA TTCCGATATGAGGAAGATGCAGAAAAAGCAGTAAATGAATTGAACAATCGTTGGTTCAATGGACGCCCAGTTCATGCAGAATTGTCCCCGGTCACAGACTTCAGAGAAGCTTGTTGCAGACAGTATGAAATGGG AGAGTGTACACGTGGTGGGTTCTGTAATTTCATGCACTTAAAACCAATATCTAGAGAACTGAGGCGTGAACTCTATGGTAGAAGTCGCAGGAAGGTCCGAAG atcaCGTTCAAGGTCTCCGCCCACCAGAAGGAGTCGGAGTCGTAGCAGAGAGCGTAGGAGGTCAAGGTCTAGAGAAAGAAGGTCAAGGTCACGTAGTAGAGAGAGGAGAAGGTCACGAGAAAGGGGAGAAAGGGATGGAAGGCATGGCAGATACTGA
- the LOC105320956 gene encoding splicing factor U2AF 26 kDa subunit isoform X3, with product MAEYLASIFGTEKDKVNCSFYFKIGACRHGERCSRLHNKPTFSQTVLIENLYMNPQNTALTADGSHIQMDDTELQQFYDEFFEEVYVELEKYGEIEEMNVCDNLGDHLVGNVYVKFRYEEDAEKAVNELNNRWFNGRPVHAELSPVTDFREACCRQYEMGECTRGGFCNFMHLKPISRELRRELYGRSRRKVRRSRSRSPPTRRSRSRSRERRRSRSRERRSRSRSRERRRSRERGERDGRHGRY from the exons atggcGGAGTACCTTGCGTCAATTTTTGGCACAGAAAAGGACAA GGTAAAttgttcattttactttaaaattggAGCCTGTCGACACGGGGAAAGATGTTCACGTCTTCACAACAAACCCACTTTCAGCCAG acTGTCCTGATAGAGAATTTATACATGAACCCACAAAACACAGCACTGACAGCAGATGGATCCCATA tCCAGATGGACGATACAGAATTACAACAATTTTATGATGAATTCTTTGAAGAAGTTTATGTAGAATTGGAAAAG tatgGAGAAATTGAGGAGATGAATGTTTGTGACAATTTAGGAGACCACCTTGTTGGAAATGTCTATGTTAAA TTCCGATATGAGGAAGATGCAGAAAAAGCAGTAAATGAATTGAACAATCGTTGGTTCAATGGACGCCCAGTTCATGCAGAATTGTCCCCGGTCACAGACTTCAGAGAAGCTTGTTGCAGACAGTATGAAATGGG AGAGTGTACACGTGGTGGGTTCTGTAATTTCATGCACTTAAAACCAATATCTAGAGAACTGAGGCGTGAACTCTATGGTAGAAGTCGCAGGAAGGTCCGAAG atcaCGTTCAAGGTCTCCGCCCACCAGAAGGAGTCGGAGTCGTAGCAGAGAGCGTAGGAGGTCAAGGTCTAGAGAAAGAAGGTCAAGGTCACGTAGTAGAGAGAGGAGAAGGTCACGAGAAAGGGGAGAAAGGGATGGAAGGCATGGCAGATACTGA